The Antennarius striatus isolate MH-2024 chromosome 11, ASM4005453v1, whole genome shotgun sequence genome window below encodes:
- the ubtd1a gene encoding ubiquitin domain-containing protein 1a isoform X1, giving the protein MWRANCRRMHNFADWISGTVMGGCISRTDGQGSGRNSTRSKKRGGRNEALKKERLKWKSDYPMTEGQLRSKRDEFWDTAPAFEGRKEIWDALKAAALAVECNDPELAQAIVDGACITLPHGSLTECYDELGNRYQLPAYTLAPPVNLITETSGESKVSESTQKQAQPPLCKKEFQLRVRLSTGKDVRLTASMADSIYELKRKLQELEHIDVCCQRWFFSGKLLTDKTRLQDAKIQMDFVVQVIVNVNAPVTAN; this is encoded by the exons ATGTGGCGAGCAAACTGCAGACGAATGCATAATTTTGCAGACTGGATTTCAG GGACAGTGATGGGAGGCTGCATAAGTAGGACGGATGGTCAAGGGAGTGGTCGAAACTCGACAAGAAGCAAAAAACGTGGAG gtCGCAATGAGGCTCTGAAGAAGGAGCGTCTAAAATGGAAGAGCGACTACCCGATGACGGAGGGCCAGTTAAGGAGCAAAAGGGATGAGTTTTGGGATACAGCTCCGGCTTTTGAAGGACGGAAAGAGATCTGGGATGCGCTGAAAGCAGCAGCCCTGGCTGTGGAGTGCAATGACCCGGAGCTAGCTCAGGCCATTGTGGATGGAGCATGCATTACTCTGCCACACG GCTCTCTCACAGAGTGTTATGATGAACTGGGCAACCGCTACCAGCTCCCAGCTTACACTTTAGCCCCACCCGTCAACCTCATCACCGAAACGTCCGGCGAGAGTAAAGTGTCTGAATCCACACAAAAACAAGCTCAGCCCCCTCTATGCAAGAAGGAATTCCAGCTGCGGGTGCGACTGTCTACAG GAAAAGATGTGCGTCTGACAGCCAGCATGGCGGACTCCATCTACGAGCTCAAGAGGAAGCTGCAGGAACTGGAGCACATTGACGTGTGCTGCCAGAGGTGGTTCTTTTCTGGGAAGCTCCTGACTGACAAGACTCGCTTGCAAGATGCCAAGATCCAGATGGATTTCGTTGTCCAAGTGATTGTTAATGTGAACGCTCCAGTCACAGCTAACTGA
- the zdhhc16a gene encoding palmitoyltransferase ZDHHC16A isoform X2, with amino-acid sequence MLRYLNPLLQLLRCVRLGTCTRRGRSRLPLWMRELWAYMRLLVQSLYFNSLTDSDVIFDSIFEPVLFTVEHVTRSFGRVFVCVCVALTSSITVIAYVVLLPIVLTTYTPIWIAWHLTFGHWIIVMITFHYYKAIKTSPGFVPFEKYEGPVVAVCKKCVMPKPARTHHCGICNRCVLKMDHHCPWMNGCVGHYNHRYFFSFCLFMTLGCVYCVISGRNLFLDSYKALETSNETPTPTYSFKDKFRPRCIVYMWVLTSTITIVLGALTCWHAVLITKGETSIERHINSKEAERMANKGKVYKNPHNYGRLNNWKLFLGVEKRSHWVTRVLLPSRHTPRNNGLTWNIFPLKKDVIPV; translated from the exons ATGCTGCGGTATCTCAACCCATTGCTCCAGTTGCTGCGCTGTGTGCGTTTAGGGACCTGCACCAGGAGAGGAAGGAGCAGACTGCCTCTGTGGATGAGAGAGCTGTGGGCTTACATGAGGTTGCTGGTGCAATCCCTTTACTTTAACTCTCTCACGGACTCAGATGTGATTTTTGATTCGATCTTTGAACCTGTACTTTTTACAGTGGAACATGTTACTCGTTCTTTTGGAAGG gtgtttgtctgtgtgtgtgtggcactgACCAGCTCCATCACGGTGATAGCTTATGTTGTTCTACTCCCTATTGTCCTGACCACATACACCCCTATCTGGATTGCTTGGCATTTGACATTTGGACATTGGATCATCGTCATGATTACGTTCCATTATTATAAGGCTATCAAGACTTCCCCTGGATTTGTCCCTTTT GAAAAATATGAGGGGCCAGTTGTGGCAGTCTGTAAAAAGTGTGTCATGCCCAAGCCAGCAAGAACTCACCACTGTGGCATCTGTAACAG GTGTGTTCTGAAAATGGACCATCACTGTC CTTGGATGAATGGCTGCGTGGGACACTATAATCACCGTTACTTCTTCTCTTTCTGCCTTTTCATGACCTTGGgctgtgtttactgtgtgatCAGTGGTAGAAACCTATTCCTGGATTCATATAAGGCTCTTGAG ACAAGCAATGAGACACCTACACCTACGTACTCCTTCAAGGACAAGTTCAGGCCCAGATGCATTGTTTACATGTGGGTGCTTACCAG CACAATTACAATTGTTCTGGGAGCTCTGACTTGTTGGCATGCAGTACTCATAACCAAAGGAGAGACAAGCATAGAAAGACACATCAACAGCAAAGAGGCTGAACGAATGGCAAACAAAGGGAAG GTGTACAAAAACCCTCACAACTATGGTAGACTGAATAACTGGAAATTGTTCCTCGGTGTAGAGAAAAGAAG TCACTGGGTCACACGAGTTCTTCTTCCATCCCGACACACCCCACGTAACAATGGATTGACATGGAACATCTTCCCTCTTAAAAAGGACGTAATACCTGTATGA
- the mettl18 gene encoding histidine protein methyltransferase 1 homolog has protein sequence MVFSAIMSFCFNFDVPAQTKHPPNVVENGLQVKKTYNVANTIEGDTKPAEPVKEAKEHLQLSNSQICLVDAVVETLAIGCLPPLHFLNETVFEKTAFEREDREEILSHTAEKKSDLIPGVYEGGLKVWECTYDLLELIEKAGETFGGKAVLDLGCGAGLLGILALKRGARLVHFQDYNSTVIEQLTVPNVMLNFQDDEEVESDDDDEKRNRKGGGKVKAKEKDEVKEYNPPAKKRAMDLSQQPLLTKSRFFSGDWSTFLGLVQKDDPLTKYDIIFTSETIYNTAYYHSLHEALHMLLAPEGLVYLATKSHYFGVGGGLYLFETFVKQRGIFCLDHLWDGQEGLQRHVVVLRFKKEK, from the exons ATGGTGTTTTCAGCCATAATGTCGTTTTGTTTCAACTTCGATGTCccagcacaaacaaaacatccaCCCAATGTGGTCGAAAATGGATTACAAGTCAAAAAGACATACAATGTCGCTAACACT attGAGGGAGACACCAAACCAGCAGAGCCAGTAAAAGAGGCTAAAGAGCACCTTCAACTCTCTAACTCACAGATCTGCCTTGTGGATGCCGTCGTTGAGACTCTTGCTATAggttgtcttcctcctcttcactttTTAAATGAGACAGTTTTTGAAAAGACTGCCTTCGAGAGAGAGGACAGGGAGGAAATTCTGTCTCACACTGCAGAGAAGAAGTCTGATCTCATCCCTGGTGTGTACGAGGGAGGGCTGAAGGTGTGGGAGTGCACTTATGACCTGTTGGAGCTGATTGAGAAAGCCGGAGAGACCTTTGGAGGGAAGGCAGTTTTGGATTTGGGTTGTGGGGCAGGCCTGTTGGGGATTTTGGCTCTGAAGAGGGGCGCGAGGCTGGTTCACTTCCAAGATTATAACAGTACAGTTATTGAGCAGCTCACAGTACCAAATGTAATGCTAAACTTCCAAGACGATGAAGAAgtagagagtgatgatgacgacgaaAAAAGGAATAGAAAAGGTGGGGGTAAAGTTAAAGCAAAAGAGAAAGACGAGGTGAAAGAATACAACCcaccagcaaaaaaaagagCCATGGACCTTTCCCAGCAGCCATTACTTACAAAATCTCGTTTTTTCTCTGGTGACTGGAGTACATTTCTTGGTTTGGTTCAGAAAGACGACCCACTGACCAAATATGACATTATCTTCACCTCAGAAACCATCTACAACACTGCATACTACCACTCTTTACACGAGGCTCTCCACATGCTGCTGGCACCAGAGGGACTCGTCTACCTCGCCACCAAATCCCATTACTTTGGTGTGGGCGGTGGACTCTACCTGTTTGAGACATTTGTGAAGCAAAGGGGGATTTTCTGTTTGGATCATTTGTGGGATGGACAAGAAGGCCTTCAGAGACATGTAGTGGTGTTacgttttaaaaaagaaaaataa
- the zdhhc16a gene encoding palmitoyltransferase ZDHHC16A isoform X1, translating into MLRYLNPLLQLLRCVRLGTCTRRGRSRLPLWMRELWAYMRLLVQSLYFNSLTDSDVIFDSIFEPVLFTVEHVTRSFGRVFVCVCVALTSSITVIAYVVLLPIVLTTYTPIWIAWHLTFGHWIIVMITFHYYKAIKTSPGFVPFEKYEGPVVAVCKKCVMPKPARTHHCGICNRCVLKMDHHCPWMNGCVGHYNHRYFFSFCLFMTLGCVYCVISGRNLFLDSYKALEHFKHLDMDKPGEPVTGMGVLIGIVPSAQTSNETPTPTYSFKDKFRPRCIVYMWVLTSTITIVLGALTCWHAVLITKGETSIERHINSKEAERMANKGKVYKNPHNYGRLNNWKLFLGVEKRSHWVTRVLLPSRHTPRNNGLTWNIFPLKKDVIPV; encoded by the exons ATGCTGCGGTATCTCAACCCATTGCTCCAGTTGCTGCGCTGTGTGCGTTTAGGGACCTGCACCAGGAGAGGAAGGAGCAGACTGCCTCTGTGGATGAGAGAGCTGTGGGCTTACATGAGGTTGCTGGTGCAATCCCTTTACTTTAACTCTCTCACGGACTCAGATGTGATTTTTGATTCGATCTTTGAACCTGTACTTTTTACAGTGGAACATGTTACTCGTTCTTTTGGAAGG gtgtttgtctgtgtgtgtgtggcactgACCAGCTCCATCACGGTGATAGCTTATGTTGTTCTACTCCCTATTGTCCTGACCACATACACCCCTATCTGGATTGCTTGGCATTTGACATTTGGACATTGGATCATCGTCATGATTACGTTCCATTATTATAAGGCTATCAAGACTTCCCCTGGATTTGTCCCTTTT GAAAAATATGAGGGGCCAGTTGTGGCAGTCTGTAAAAAGTGTGTCATGCCCAAGCCAGCAAGAACTCACCACTGTGGCATCTGTAACAG GTGTGTTCTGAAAATGGACCATCACTGTC CTTGGATGAATGGCTGCGTGGGACACTATAATCACCGTTACTTCTTCTCTTTCTGCCTTTTCATGACCTTGGgctgtgtttactgtgtgatCAGTGGTAGAAACCTATTCCTGGATTCATATAAGGCTCTTGAG CACTTTAAACATTTGGACATGGACAAGCCAGGGGAACCGGTAACAGGGATGGGAGTTCTTATAGGGATTGTGCCCTCAGCCCAG ACAAGCAATGAGACACCTACACCTACGTACTCCTTCAAGGACAAGTTCAGGCCCAGATGCATTGTTTACATGTGGGTGCTTACCAG CACAATTACAATTGTTCTGGGAGCTCTGACTTGTTGGCATGCAGTACTCATAACCAAAGGAGAGACAAGCATAGAAAGACACATCAACAGCAAAGAGGCTGAACGAATGGCAAACAAAGGGAAG GTGTACAAAAACCCTCACAACTATGGTAGACTGAATAACTGGAAATTGTTCCTCGGTGTAGAGAAAAGAAG TCACTGGGTCACACGAGTTCTTCTTCCATCCCGACACACCCCACGTAACAATGGATTGACATGGAACATCTTCCCTCTTAAAAAGGACGTAATACCTGTATGA
- the ubtd1a gene encoding ubiquitin domain-containing protein 1a isoform X2, which yields MGVPNSREYSYYHAPNTPFKILLKGRNEALKKERLKWKSDYPMTEGQLRSKRDEFWDTAPAFEGRKEIWDALKAAALAVECNDPELAQAIVDGACITLPHGSLTECYDELGNRYQLPAYTLAPPVNLITETSGESKVSESTQKQAQPPLCKKEFQLRVRLSTGKDVRLTASMADSIYELKRKLQELEHIDVCCQRWFFSGKLLTDKTRLQDAKIQMDFVVQVIVNVNAPVTAN from the exons ATGGGAGTACCAAACTCCAGGGAATACAGCTACTATCATGCTCCAAACACACCCTTTAAAATTTTGCTGAAGG gtCGCAATGAGGCTCTGAAGAAGGAGCGTCTAAAATGGAAGAGCGACTACCCGATGACGGAGGGCCAGTTAAGGAGCAAAAGGGATGAGTTTTGGGATACAGCTCCGGCTTTTGAAGGACGGAAAGAGATCTGGGATGCGCTGAAAGCAGCAGCCCTGGCTGTGGAGTGCAATGACCCGGAGCTAGCTCAGGCCATTGTGGATGGAGCATGCATTACTCTGCCACACG GCTCTCTCACAGAGTGTTATGATGAACTGGGCAACCGCTACCAGCTCCCAGCTTACACTTTAGCCCCACCCGTCAACCTCATCACCGAAACGTCCGGCGAGAGTAAAGTGTCTGAATCCACACAAAAACAAGCTCAGCCCCCTCTATGCAAGAAGGAATTCCAGCTGCGGGTGCGACTGTCTACAG GAAAAGATGTGCGTCTGACAGCCAGCATGGCGGACTCCATCTACGAGCTCAAGAGGAAGCTGCAGGAACTGGAGCACATTGACGTGTGCTGCCAGAGGTGGTTCTTTTCTGGGAAGCTCCTGACTGACAAGACTCGCTTGCAAGATGCCAAGATCCAGATGGATTTCGTTGTCCAAGTGATTGTTAATGTGAACGCTCCAGTCACAGCTAACTGA
- the sufu gene encoding suppressor of fused homolog isoform X3, whose amino-acid sequence MYRSVGSPSQDIHEHWHYVSFGLSDLYGDNRVHEFTGADGPSGFGFELTFRLKREVGETAPPTWPAELMQGLARYVFQSENTFCSGDHVSWHSPLDNSESRIQHMLLTEDPQMQPIQTPFGTVGFLQIVGVCTEELQAAQQWNGQGILELMRGVRVAGGPWLITDMRRGETIFDIDPLLQQERVDQGIETEGSNLSGVSAKCVWDDLSRPPEDEEDSRSICIGSQPRRLSDKDTEQIRETLRKGLEFNSKAALPPINSQKQSLERPQSRKDSLESESSAAIVPHELVRTRQLESVHLKFNQESGTLLPLCLRGRLLHGRHFTYKSINGDTAITFVSTGVEGAFATEEHPFAAHGPWLQILLTEEFVEQMLGDLQELNTREETKMPKEYSWPEKKLKISVLPDSVFDNPLQ is encoded by the exons ATGTACAGAAGTGTAGGGAGCCCATCTCAGGATATCCATGAGCATTGGCACTATGTCAGCTTTGGACTGAGTGACCTCTATGGAGATAATAGGGTTCATGA attcACAGGGGCCGATGGACCAAGTGGATTTGGCTTTGAGCTCACATTCAGACTTAAAAGAGAGGTGGGAGAAACTGCACCTCCAACCTGGCCGGCTGAACTCATGCAAGGCTTGGCTCGCTATGTTTTCCAATCTG aaaacacattttgtagTGGTGACCATGTGTCATGGCACAGTCCTCTTGACAACAGTGAATCTCGTATTCAGCATATGTTGCTCACAGAGGACCCTCAGATGCAACCCATTCAAACCCCGTTTGGCACAGTGGGATTCCTACAG attgtgggtgtgtgtacaGAGGAGCTGCAGGCTGCGCAGCAATGGAACGGCCAAGGCATCCTGGAGCTGATGCGTGGAGTGAGAGT AGCTGGTGGCCCCTGGCTCATCACGGacatgaggagaggagagaccATTTTTGACATTGATCCACTCCTACAA CAGGAGAGAGTGGATCAGGGTATCGAGACTGAAGGCTCTAACCTGAGTGGGGTTAGTGCTAAGTGTGTGTGGGACGATCTGAGCCGGCCGCCAGAGGACGAGGAGGACAGCCGCTCCATCTGCATTGGATCACAGCCACGGAGGCTCTCAGATAAAG ACACAGAGCAGATCAGAGAGACCCTGAGGAAAGGACTGGAGTTTAACAGCAAAGCAGCACTACCACCCATCAATAGTCAGAAACAAAGCCTAGAGAGACCCCA gAGTCGGAAAGACAGCTTAGAAAGTGAGAGTTCAGCTGCCATTGTTCCACACGAGTTGGTCCGAACGAGACAATTGGAGAGCGTCCATCTAAAATTCAACCAAGAGTCCGGCACCCTGCTGCCCCTCTGCCTGCG aggcCGCTTGCTCCATGGGAGACACTTCACTTACAAAAGTATCAATGGAGACACAGCCATTACCTTTGTTTCTACAGGAGTCGAAGGAGCTTTTGCTACTGAAGAACATCCGTTTGCAGCCCACGGGCCCTGGCTTCAG ATATTGTTGACTGAAGAGTTTGTGGAGCAGATGCTAGGGGATCTACAGGAACTTAACACTCGTGAGGAG ACAAAGATGCCAAAGGAGTACAGCTGGCCAGAGAAGAAGCTGAAGATCTCTGTACTACCAGACTCTGTGTTTGATAATCCACTGCAATGA
- the sufu gene encoding suppressor of fused homolog isoform X1, whose protein sequence is MDEVRPTSGAQAHGLVPLFPPGLQAIYGECRRLYPDQANPLQVTAIVKYWLGGPDPLDYISMYRSVGSPSQDIHEHWHYVSFGLSDLYGDNRVHEFTGADGPSGFGFELTFRLKREVGETAPPTWPAELMQGLARYVFQSENTFCSGDHVSWHSPLDNSESRIQHMLLTEDPQMQPIQTPFGTVGFLQIVGVCTEELQAAQQWNGQGILELMRGVRVAGGPWLITDMRRGETIFDIDPLLQQERVDQGIETEGSNLSGVSAKCVWDDLSRPPEDEEDSRSICIGSQPRRLSDKDTEQIRETLRKGLEFNSKAALPPINSQKQSLERPQSRKDSLESESSAAIVPHELVRTRQLESVHLKFNQESGTLLPLCLRGRLLHGRHFTYKSINGDTAITFVSTGVEGAFATEEHPFAAHGPWLQILLTEEFVEQMLGDLQELNTREETKMPKEYSWPEKKLKISVLPDSVFDNPLQ, encoded by the exons ATGGACGAGGTACGGCCTACCAGCGGTGCTCAAGCACACGGGCTGGTGCCGCTGTTTCCTCCCGGACTACAGGCTATCTACGGGGAATGCAGACGACTGTACCCCGACCAGGCTAACCCACTTCAAGTTACAGCTATTGTAAAGTATTG GTTAGGTGGACCAGACCCATTAGATTACATCAGTATGTACAGAAGTGTAGGGAGCCCATCTCAGGATATCCATGAGCATTGGCACTATGTCAGCTTTGGACTGAGTGACCTCTATGGAGATAATAGGGTTCATGA attcACAGGGGCCGATGGACCAAGTGGATTTGGCTTTGAGCTCACATTCAGACTTAAAAGAGAGGTGGGAGAAACTGCACCTCCAACCTGGCCGGCTGAACTCATGCAAGGCTTGGCTCGCTATGTTTTCCAATCTG aaaacacattttgtagTGGTGACCATGTGTCATGGCACAGTCCTCTTGACAACAGTGAATCTCGTATTCAGCATATGTTGCTCACAGAGGACCCTCAGATGCAACCCATTCAAACCCCGTTTGGCACAGTGGGATTCCTACAG attgtgggtgtgtgtacaGAGGAGCTGCAGGCTGCGCAGCAATGGAACGGCCAAGGCATCCTGGAGCTGATGCGTGGAGTGAGAGT AGCTGGTGGCCCCTGGCTCATCACGGacatgaggagaggagagaccATTTTTGACATTGATCCACTCCTACAA CAGGAGAGAGTGGATCAGGGTATCGAGACTGAAGGCTCTAACCTGAGTGGGGTTAGTGCTAAGTGTGTGTGGGACGATCTGAGCCGGCCGCCAGAGGACGAGGAGGACAGCCGCTCCATCTGCATTGGATCACAGCCACGGAGGCTCTCAGATAAAG ACACAGAGCAGATCAGAGAGACCCTGAGGAAAGGACTGGAGTTTAACAGCAAAGCAGCACTACCACCCATCAATAGTCAGAAACAAAGCCTAGAGAGACCCCA gAGTCGGAAAGACAGCTTAGAAAGTGAGAGTTCAGCTGCCATTGTTCCACACGAGTTGGTCCGAACGAGACAATTGGAGAGCGTCCATCTAAAATTCAACCAAGAGTCCGGCACCCTGCTGCCCCTCTGCCTGCG aggcCGCTTGCTCCATGGGAGACACTTCACTTACAAAAGTATCAATGGAGACACAGCCATTACCTTTGTTTCTACAGGAGTCGAAGGAGCTTTTGCTACTGAAGAACATCCGTTTGCAGCCCACGGGCCCTGGCTTCAG ATATTGTTGACTGAAGAGTTTGTGGAGCAGATGCTAGGGGATCTACAGGAACTTAACACTCGTGAGGAG ACAAAGATGCCAAAGGAGTACAGCTGGCCAGAGAAGAAGCTGAAGATCTCTGTACTACCAGACTCTGTGTTTGATAATCCACTGCAATGA
- the sufu gene encoding suppressor of fused homolog isoform X2 — protein MDEVRPTSGAQAHGLVPLFPPGLQAIYGECRRLYPDQANPLQVTAIVKYWLGGPDPLDYISMYRSVGSPSQDIHEHWHYVSFGLSDLYGDNRVHEFTGADGPSGFGFELTFRLKREVGETAPPTWPAELMQGLARYVFQSENTFCSGDHVSWHSPLDNSESRIQHMLLTEDPQMQPIQTPFGTVGFLQIVGVCTEELQAAQQWNGQGILELMRGVRVAGGPWLITDMRRGETIFDIDPLLQERVDQGIETEGSNLSGVSAKCVWDDLSRPPEDEEDSRSICIGSQPRRLSDKDTEQIRETLRKGLEFNSKAALPPINSQKQSLERPQSRKDSLESESSAAIVPHELVRTRQLESVHLKFNQESGTLLPLCLRGRLLHGRHFTYKSINGDTAITFVSTGVEGAFATEEHPFAAHGPWLQILLTEEFVEQMLGDLQELNTREETKMPKEYSWPEKKLKISVLPDSVFDNPLQ, from the exons ATGGACGAGGTACGGCCTACCAGCGGTGCTCAAGCACACGGGCTGGTGCCGCTGTTTCCTCCCGGACTACAGGCTATCTACGGGGAATGCAGACGACTGTACCCCGACCAGGCTAACCCACTTCAAGTTACAGCTATTGTAAAGTATTG GTTAGGTGGACCAGACCCATTAGATTACATCAGTATGTACAGAAGTGTAGGGAGCCCATCTCAGGATATCCATGAGCATTGGCACTATGTCAGCTTTGGACTGAGTGACCTCTATGGAGATAATAGGGTTCATGA attcACAGGGGCCGATGGACCAAGTGGATTTGGCTTTGAGCTCACATTCAGACTTAAAAGAGAGGTGGGAGAAACTGCACCTCCAACCTGGCCGGCTGAACTCATGCAAGGCTTGGCTCGCTATGTTTTCCAATCTG aaaacacattttgtagTGGTGACCATGTGTCATGGCACAGTCCTCTTGACAACAGTGAATCTCGTATTCAGCATATGTTGCTCACAGAGGACCCTCAGATGCAACCCATTCAAACCCCGTTTGGCACAGTGGGATTCCTACAG attgtgggtgtgtgtacaGAGGAGCTGCAGGCTGCGCAGCAATGGAACGGCCAAGGCATCCTGGAGCTGATGCGTGGAGTGAGAGT AGCTGGTGGCCCCTGGCTCATCACGGacatgaggagaggagagaccATTTTTGACATTGATCCACTCCTACAA GAGAGAGTGGATCAGGGTATCGAGACTGAAGGCTCTAACCTGAGTGGGGTTAGTGCTAAGTGTGTGTGGGACGATCTGAGCCGGCCGCCAGAGGACGAGGAGGACAGCCGCTCCATCTGCATTGGATCACAGCCACGGAGGCTCTCAGATAAAG ACACAGAGCAGATCAGAGAGACCCTGAGGAAAGGACTGGAGTTTAACAGCAAAGCAGCACTACCACCCATCAATAGTCAGAAACAAAGCCTAGAGAGACCCCA gAGTCGGAAAGACAGCTTAGAAAGTGAGAGTTCAGCTGCCATTGTTCCACACGAGTTGGTCCGAACGAGACAATTGGAGAGCGTCCATCTAAAATTCAACCAAGAGTCCGGCACCCTGCTGCCCCTCTGCCTGCG aggcCGCTTGCTCCATGGGAGACACTTCACTTACAAAAGTATCAATGGAGACACAGCCATTACCTTTGTTTCTACAGGAGTCGAAGGAGCTTTTGCTACTGAAGAACATCCGTTTGCAGCCCACGGGCCCTGGCTTCAG ATATTGTTGACTGAAGAGTTTGTGGAGCAGATGCTAGGGGATCTACAGGAACTTAACACTCGTGAGGAG ACAAAGATGCCAAAGGAGTACAGCTGGCCAGAGAAGAAGCTGAAGATCTCTGTACTACCAGACTCTGTGTTTGATAATCCACTGCAATGA
- the sufu gene encoding suppressor of fused homolog isoform X4: MEIIGFMRADGPSGFGFELTFRLKREVGETAPPTWPAELMQGLARYVFQSENTFCSGDHVSWHSPLDNSESRIQHMLLTEDPQMQPIQTPFGTVGFLQIVGVCTEELQAAQQWNGQGILELMRGVRVAGGPWLITDMRRGETIFDIDPLLQQERVDQGIETEGSNLSGVSAKCVWDDLSRPPEDEEDSRSICIGSQPRRLSDKDTEQIRETLRKGLEFNSKAALPPINSQKQSLERPQSRKDSLESESSAAIVPHELVRTRQLESVHLKFNQESGTLLPLCLRGRLLHGRHFTYKSINGDTAITFVSTGVEGAFATEEHPFAAHGPWLQILLTEEFVEQMLGDLQELNTREETKMPKEYSWPEKKLKISVLPDSVFDNPLQ, encoded by the exons ATGGAGATAATAGGGTTCATGA GGGCCGATGGACCAAGTGGATTTGGCTTTGAGCTCACATTCAGACTTAAAAGAGAGGTGGGAGAAACTGCACCTCCAACCTGGCCGGCTGAACTCATGCAAGGCTTGGCTCGCTATGTTTTCCAATCTG aaaacacattttgtagTGGTGACCATGTGTCATGGCACAGTCCTCTTGACAACAGTGAATCTCGTATTCAGCATATGTTGCTCACAGAGGACCCTCAGATGCAACCCATTCAAACCCCGTTTGGCACAGTGGGATTCCTACAG attgtgggtgtgtgtacaGAGGAGCTGCAGGCTGCGCAGCAATGGAACGGCCAAGGCATCCTGGAGCTGATGCGTGGAGTGAGAGT AGCTGGTGGCCCCTGGCTCATCACGGacatgaggagaggagagaccATTTTTGACATTGATCCACTCCTACAA CAGGAGAGAGTGGATCAGGGTATCGAGACTGAAGGCTCTAACCTGAGTGGGGTTAGTGCTAAGTGTGTGTGGGACGATCTGAGCCGGCCGCCAGAGGACGAGGAGGACAGCCGCTCCATCTGCATTGGATCACAGCCACGGAGGCTCTCAGATAAAG ACACAGAGCAGATCAGAGAGACCCTGAGGAAAGGACTGGAGTTTAACAGCAAAGCAGCACTACCACCCATCAATAGTCAGAAACAAAGCCTAGAGAGACCCCA gAGTCGGAAAGACAGCTTAGAAAGTGAGAGTTCAGCTGCCATTGTTCCACACGAGTTGGTCCGAACGAGACAATTGGAGAGCGTCCATCTAAAATTCAACCAAGAGTCCGGCACCCTGCTGCCCCTCTGCCTGCG aggcCGCTTGCTCCATGGGAGACACTTCACTTACAAAAGTATCAATGGAGACACAGCCATTACCTTTGTTTCTACAGGAGTCGAAGGAGCTTTTGCTACTGAAGAACATCCGTTTGCAGCCCACGGGCCCTGGCTTCAG ATATTGTTGACTGAAGAGTTTGTGGAGCAGATGCTAGGGGATCTACAGGAACTTAACACTCGTGAGGAG ACAAAGATGCCAAAGGAGTACAGCTGGCCAGAGAAGAAGCTGAAGATCTCTGTACTACCAGACTCTGTGTTTGATAATCCACTGCAATGA